In one window of Haladaptatus sp. QDMS2 DNA:
- the bioD gene encoding dethiobiotin synthase, with the protein MTEDFAVVGTDTGVGKTVVTAGLIGNLREVGVAARAVKPCQTGFPPDDDAGFVADVCGTAAAATCLRRLEEPLAPAVAAEKAGNTLSYETLLADCEQALADAACGVLEGIGGLRVPLAEGREVLDLVADLDLPAVVVARSGLGTLNHTALTVDALCERGLPVRGVVLNEYEGATVAERTNPAMLERMIDVPVETLPPLDLTDPTAIISGTAEHLSDSLLTLNQ; encoded by the coding sequence ATGACTGAGGACTTCGCAGTCGTTGGGACGGACACGGGCGTTGGCAAAACCGTCGTCACCGCAGGATTGATTGGGAATCTACGGGAAGTCGGTGTCGCCGCTCGCGCCGTCAAACCCTGCCAGACCGGCTTCCCCCCGGACGACGACGCGGGGTTCGTCGCCGACGTCTGCGGGACGGCCGCTGCCGCAACCTGTCTCCGCCGGCTTGAGGAGCCGCTGGCTCCCGCAGTTGCGGCTGAAAAAGCAGGCAATACCCTCTCCTACGAGACGCTATTGGCGGACTGTGAACAGGCGTTGGCCGACGCGGCGTGTGGCGTCCTTGAGGGCATTGGTGGACTCCGTGTGCCACTGGCCGAGGGACGAGAGGTACTCGATCTCGTCGCCGACCTTGACCTTCCCGCCGTGGTTGTCGCCCGGTCGGGATTGGGGACCTTGAATCACACGGCACTGACCGTCGACGCGCTTTGCGAGCGCGGGCTCCCCGTTCGCGGTGTCGTTCTCAACGAGTATGAGGGTGCCACCGTGGCCGAACGGACGAATCCGGCCATGCTCGAACGGATGATCGATGTGCCGGTCGAGACGCTCCCCCCGCTCGACCTGACGGACCCGACGGCCATCATCAGTGGCACGGCGGAACATCTCTCGGATTCGCTACTAACCTTGAATCAATGA
- a CDS encoding AsnC family transcriptional regulator, with amino-acid sequence MAELDSTDAVILELLLEDARRSFREISEEVELSPPTVSNRVDRLRDLGVIRRFTVEVDRTKFADEDECLVIIDTRLVHAEDVFSQLQDVNGIEHVFYTVDSTVVAKAVLPPAELRSLLTDTLTDDQVKDYRVKSILGSSWQPQLGTDDLTIECTICGNPISGDGQKVEVDSGDMYHVCCSSCTEKIVEQYESLKQAADE; translated from the coding sequence ATGGCTGAACTAGATTCAACAGATGCAGTTATCTTGGAGTTGTTACTGGAGGACGCCCGTCGGTCGTTTCGAGAAATTTCGGAGGAGGTAGAACTCTCTCCACCGACCGTTTCAAATCGTGTCGACCGACTGCGTGACCTTGGCGTCATCCGGCGGTTCACCGTTGAAGTTGATCGAACGAAGTTCGCCGACGAGGATGAGTGTCTCGTCATCATCGACACGCGACTCGTCCATGCTGAAGACGTATTCTCCCAGTTGCAAGATGTCAACGGCATCGAACACGTCTTCTATACAGTCGATTCGACGGTCGTCGCCAAAGCGGTTCTTCCCCCGGCCGAACTCCGCTCGCTGCTCACTGACACCCTGACCGACGATCAGGTCAAGGATTATCGCGTGAAGTCAATTCTGGGATCGTCGTGGCAACCACAGCTTGGCACAGACGACCTAACGATTGAGTGTACGATCTGTGGAAACCCGATCTCGGGAGATGGTCAAAAAGTAGAGGTGGACTCTGGAGACATGTATCACGTCTGTTGCTCGTCGTGCACGGAGAAAATCGTCGAGCAGTACGAATCCCTGAAGCAAGCAGCTGACGAATAG
- a CDS encoding copper-translocating P-type ATPase, translating to MFRRRFWVSLVLSIPVIFFSEFIQGIFGYTAPTFPGSVWITPVLSVVIFAYGGVPFLSMARTEVENREPGMMLLISLAITVAFVYSIVSLFLPGTTPFFWELVTLIDIMLLGHWMEMRSVRQASGALNELAKLMPDTAERLTEGGDTEEVPVSELSEGDVVLVRPGASVPADGEVAEGESSVDESMITGESRPVDKVPGSEVVAGTVNQDGSLRVRVTKTGDETTLAGIMRLVDEAQKSKSRTQLLADRAAGWLFYIALAVAGITAVAWVVATGFNLTVLERVVTVLVIACPHALGLAVPLVVAINTSTAAQNGMLIRDRIAMEEARNLDTVIFDKTGTLTKGEQGVVGIQTADGWDEEQALEIAAGVEGDSEHMIARAIRTAAEGRGVQRASVSNFENLRGLGVRATVEGETVHLGGPNLIEKLDIERSDELESFADQAGSNAQTVIYLIRDESEVVAAFALADVIREESRQAIEALHGMGIEVAMLTGDSEDVARAVSEELGIDQYFAEVLPEEKDTKVERLQSEGKLVAMVGDGVNDAPALTRADVGIAIGSGTDVAIESGDIILVDNNPLDVVRLIRLSKASYRKMQENLVWATGYNVFALPLAAGILAPIGILLSPAIGAVFMSLSTIIVAINARRLKGVDLTT from the coding sequence ATGTTTCGCCGCCGATTCTGGGTGTCGCTCGTCCTCTCGATTCCAGTTATCTTCTTCAGCGAATTCATCCAGGGCATCTTCGGATACACGGCACCGACATTCCCCGGCAGCGTCTGGATTACGCCCGTCCTCTCGGTCGTAATCTTCGCGTACGGTGGCGTGCCGTTCCTCTCGATGGCTCGGACAGAGGTCGAAAATCGCGAGCCCGGGATGATGCTGCTCATCTCGCTCGCCATCACTGTAGCGTTCGTCTACTCTATCGTGAGCTTGTTCCTCCCCGGGACGACACCCTTTTTCTGGGAACTCGTCACCCTCATCGACATCATGCTGCTGGGCCACTGGATGGAGATGCGTTCGGTCCGGCAGGCCTCCGGCGCGCTCAATGAACTGGCGAAACTCATGCCCGACACCGCTGAGCGCCTCACCGAGGGTGGTGACACTGAGGAAGTCCCTGTTTCCGAACTGTCCGAAGGTGACGTCGTCCTTGTTCGTCCAGGTGCTTCGGTTCCCGCAGACGGCGAAGTCGCTGAAGGCGAGTCTTCCGTGGATGAATCGATGATTACGGGTGAATCCCGACCAGTAGACAAAGTCCCCGGGTCGGAGGTCGTCGCGGGGACGGTCAACCAGGACGGGAGCCTACGGGTCCGCGTGACTAAGACCGGCGACGAGACGACGCTCGCGGGCATCATGCGCCTCGTCGACGAAGCACAGAAGTCGAAATCACGTACGCAACTGCTCGCTGACCGCGCAGCAGGATGGCTGTTCTATATCGCGCTTGCCGTTGCCGGAATCACGGCTGTCGCATGGGTCGTCGCGACGGGATTCAACCTCACCGTCCTTGAACGCGTTGTCACGGTCCTCGTCATCGCCTGTCCACACGCGCTCGGCCTTGCCGTCCCGCTGGTCGTGGCTATCAACACTTCCACAGCTGCCCAGAACGGGATGCTCATTCGGGACCGGATTGCGATGGAGGAGGCTCGAAATCTCGATACGGTGATTTTCGACAAGACTGGGACGCTCACCAAGGGCGAGCAGGGCGTCGTTGGCATCCAGACGGCAGATGGCTGGGACGAAGAGCAAGCGCTCGAGATTGCCGCCGGTGTCGAGGGCGACTCCGAGCACATGATTGCCCGAGCGATCCGAACAGCCGCTGAAGGACGTGGTGTCCAGCGAGCCAGTGTGTCGAACTTCGAGAACCTCCGTGGGCTCGGGGTCAGAGCGACCGTAGAAGGAGAGACAGTGCATCTCGGTGGACCGAATTTGATTGAAAAACTCGACATCGAGCGATCCGACGAACTCGAGTCGTTCGCCGATCAAGCCGGCTCGAACGCCCAAACGGTCATCTACCTCATTCGTGACGAATCCGAGGTCGTGGCGGCGTTCGCTCTCGCGGACGTAATTCGTGAGGAGAGCCGCCAGGCCATCGAAGCGCTCCACGGGATGGGCATTGAGGTTGCGATGCTAACCGGTGACAGTGAGGATGTGGCACGCGCGGTTTCCGAGGAACTCGGTATCGACCAGTACTTCGCAGAGGTGTTGCCCGAAGAGAAAGATACCAAGGTCGAACGGCTCCAGTCAGAGGGGAAACTGGTTGCGATGGTCGGCGACGGGGTTAATGACGCCCCCGCCCTGACCAGAGCGGACGTGGGAATCGCCATCGGCTCCGGAACGGACGTCGCCATCGAGTCGGGTGATATCATTCTCGTCGACAACAACCCGCTTGATGTCGTCCGCCTCATTCGTTTGTCGAAAGCGAGCTATCGGAAGATGCAGGAGAATCTCGTGTGGGCGACTGGTTACAACGTGTTCGCGCTCCCGTTGGCTGCGGGGATTCTCGCCCCCATCGGAATTTTACTGTCGCCCGCAATCGGTGCGGTGTTCATGTCGCTGTCGACGATCATCGTCGCGATTAACGCCCGGCGACTCAAGGGAGTCGACCTCACGACATGA
- a CDS encoding YHS domain-containing protein, producing the protein MRGTRSSNGRSQPRTDYTFESTVKSGYCPTLLRTTNKTDGCDSLDMQAALADGILESYNSETYHFCSNRCKRSFEENPAEFAQKHPQISGTGPSQSHEQH; encoded by the coding sequence ATGCGGGGGACGCGATCTTCGAACGGTAGGTCACAGCCGAGAACGGACTATACCTTCGAATCCACAGTGAAGAGTGGCTACTGCCCCACTTTATTAAGGACAACCAACAAAACGGATGGTTGCGATAGTCTAGATATGCAAGCCGCCCTCGCCGACGGAATCCTCGAGTCGTATAACAGTGAAACCTACCACTTCTGTTCGAATCGATGCAAGCGGTCATTCGAGGAAAACCCAGCCGAGTTCGCACAGAAACACCCACAGATTTCAGGGACGGGACCCTCCCAGAGCCATGAGCAGCACTGA
- a CDS encoding heavy-metal-associated domain-containing protein translates to MTTTITVDGMSCGHCEQTVTEALQSVSGVTDATADRETGQATVDGNADVSALIQAVEEAGYTAHA, encoded by the coding sequence ATGACGACGACCATCACCGTAGACGGGATGTCCTGCGGTCACTGTGAACAGACGGTAACAGAAGCACTGCAAAGCGTCTCCGGCGTGACCGATGCCACTGCCGACCGTGAGACGGGGCAGGCGACCGTCGATGGCAATGCCGACGTCTCCGCGCTCATACAGGCCGTCGAGGAGGCCGGCTACACCGCCCACGCCTGA
- a CDS encoding SHOCT domain-containing protein: MTQFTTTLGRTARRLAMLAVPLLVAATGTAAAMGGSTGGSMMGGGWGLFGGAMSLWGLLWMGLLIAVPLYLVFALAGRDGDRPDERPLSVLRERYARGELSDDEFERRREQLKRAG; this comes from the coding sequence ATGACCCAATTCACCACTACTCTCGGACGCACTGCTCGGCGACTCGCGATGCTCGCCGTCCCGCTACTCGTCGCGGCGACCGGCACGGCGGCCGCTATGGGCGGCAGCACCGGCGGTAGTATGATGGGCGGCGGCTGGGGACTCTTCGGCGGCGCGATGAGTCTCTGGGGACTCCTCTGGATGGGATTGCTCATCGCGGTCCCGCTCTACCTGGTCTTCGCGCTCGCAGGGCGTGACGGAGACCGACCAGACGAACGGCCGCTGTCGGTCCTTCGAGAGCGCTACGCGCGCGGCGAGCTCTCGGACGACGAGTTCGAACGACGGCGCGAACAGTTAAAACGTGCTGGATGA
- a CDS encoding four-helix bundle copper-binding protein, whose amino-acid sequence MAQINELLDDSTRECIDNCHEAVKACAHCADECIGKGEEMAECLRLCRDVVTVASTCAQLCASGSQFNSDIAETCADVCEACADECEQHDHDHCQACVEPLRECAESCRSMA is encoded by the coding sequence ATGGCTCAAATCAACGAGTTGCTCGACGATTCGACCCGCGAGTGTATCGACAACTGTCACGAAGCCGTGAAGGCGTGCGCCCACTGCGCCGACGAGTGCATCGGCAAGGGCGAGGAGATGGCGGAGTGCCTCCGACTTTGCCGCGACGTGGTCACCGTCGCCTCGACGTGCGCTCAGCTCTGTGCGTCGGGCTCGCAGTTCAACAGCGACATCGCCGAGACGTGCGCAGACGTCTGTGAAGCGTGTGCTGACGAGTGTGAACAGCACGACCACGACCACTGTCAGGCCTGTGTCGAGCCGCTCCGCGAGTGCGCGGAGTCCTGCCGCTCGATGGCGTAA
- a CDS encoding MarR family transcriptional regulator: MNRRRADAIVGLLVAAVVVIGGALSWQAYQQQQAFEQMGSMMGTSMGAVHGTNPLWYVLGTILVSVVIGGGYLMIRDDVTSTGTVDQQRSDASDQIGQGRSESEQSITTTTQSNDTINPETQPRARVLDLLPDDERRILEPVLSSPGITQIELRDRSDFSKSKVSQTVSALEKRGLLYRERQGRTYRIYPSDDLEQTQS; the protein is encoded by the coding sequence ATGAATCGACGGCGAGCCGATGCCATCGTCGGTCTCCTCGTCGCTGCTGTCGTTGTCATCGGTGGCGCGCTCAGCTGGCAGGCGTACCAACAACAGCAGGCATTCGAGCAGATGGGATCGATGATGGGGACGTCGATGGGAGCAGTTCACGGAACGAATCCGCTCTGGTACGTCCTCGGGACCATCCTCGTCTCGGTTGTCATCGGTGGGGGGTATTTGATGATTCGCGACGACGTCACCAGCACTGGGACGGTTGATCAGCAACGGAGTGATGCATCGGATCAAATCGGTCAGGGAAGATCTGAATCCGAACAGTCGATCACCACCACCACCCAATCGAACGATACCATCAATCCAGAAACCCAGCCTCGGGCACGTGTGCTGGACCTCTTACCTGACGACGAACGGCGTATCCTCGAACCGGTCCTCTCCTCGCCAGGCATCACGCAGATCGAACTCAGGGACCGGTCGGACTTCTCGAAGAGCAAGGTGAGCCAGACGGTCAGTGCTCTCGAGAAGCGCGGCCTGCTATACCGTGAGCGCCAGGGACGGACGTACCGGATTTATCCAAGCGACGACCTGGAACAGACGCAAAGCTAG
- a CDS encoding SHOCT domain-containing protein yields MSSSNQRTITTIILLILGAIVVLPLLTMGMGFGGMMGYGGMMGGYGTTSGWWPLIGMLVPLIFLLVLLGGGYVVFRRVIESQTSQNPAMEELRMAYARGDLSNEEFEERRARLSREESQ; encoded by the coding sequence ATGTCGTCATCTAATCAACGCACTATCACAACAATCATTCTCCTCATCCTCGGAGCGATCGTCGTGCTCCCCTTGCTCACGATGGGGATGGGATTCGGCGGAATGATGGGTTACGGTGGAATGATGGGCGGATACGGAACGACCAGCGGGTGGTGGCCACTCATCGGGATGCTCGTCCCACTGATCTTCCTTCTTGTCCTGCTCGGTGGGGGATACGTCGTATTCCGTCGCGTGATAGAATCTCAGACATCTCAGAATCCGGCAATGGAGGAATTACGGATGGCGTACGCTCGCGGTGATCTCTCCAACGAGGAGTTCGAAGAGCGACGTGCGAGACTCAGCCGCGAGGAGTCGCAGTAA
- a CDS encoding 8-amino-7-oxononanoate synthase, with protein sequence MRDELKVGSDADAGRNREYGFDFAAQLAAREQQGLRRTLTPTERVAARSRMAPDPKGGVPEFDSREQLVFAANDYLGLAADERVQTAAADASRQTGTGAGASRLVTGDTPPHRALERDIAETKGMARALVFSSGYATNLGVLSALAPDIVFSDELNHASIIDGCRLADAETRVYDHCDPDDLRAMLERRAQEATGDESWLVVTDSVFSMDGDVAPLEELCAAAEEYGAWLMVDEAHATGLYEAGGGIVQREGLADRVHVQMGTLSKALASQGGYVSGSELLIEYLLNAARSFVFSTGLTPPAAAAARKSLQIARESDRPARLWTNVERLRNGLEELGYEVWGETQILPVVVGDRETTMTLAERLRERNVIAPGIRPPTVPEGTSRIRVAPMASHTDEEIDHCLTAFREAGRALDLL encoded by the coding sequence ATGCGTGACGAACTGAAGGTTGGTTCGGATGCCGACGCGGGCCGGAACCGGGAATACGGGTTCGACTTCGCCGCCCAGCTTGCCGCGCGGGAACAACAGGGGCTCAGGCGGACCCTCACTCCGACAGAACGGGTGGCCGCACGCAGCCGGATGGCTCCCGACCCGAAGGGAGGAGTCCCCGAGTTCGACAGCCGGGAGCAACTCGTGTTCGCCGCGAACGACTATCTCGGCCTCGCAGCCGACGAGCGCGTCCAGACGGCGGCAGCCGATGCGTCCCGCCAGACCGGGACTGGTGCCGGTGCAAGTCGGCTCGTGACCGGTGACACACCACCCCATCGCGCCCTCGAACGCGATATCGCCGAGACGAAGGGGATGGCGCGGGCGCTTGTGTTCTCGTCGGGGTACGCGACGAACCTCGGGGTGCTCTCAGCACTGGCTCCGGACATTGTCTTTTCAGATGAGCTGAATCACGCAAGCATCATCGACGGCTGTCGGCTCGCCGACGCGGAGACGCGAGTGTACGACCACTGCGACCCCGACGATCTCCGTGCGATGCTCGAGCGACGCGCTCAGGAGGCGACCGGGGACGAATCGTGGCTGGTCGTCACCGACTCCGTTTTTAGTATGGACGGTGACGTGGCTCCCCTTGAGGAGCTCTGTGCCGCCGCCGAAGAGTACGGCGCGTGGCTGATGGTCGACGAGGCGCACGCGACCGGCCTGTACGAGGCGGGTGGCGGTATCGTCCAGCGCGAGGGGCTTGCCGACCGCGTCCATGTGCAGATGGGGACGCTTTCGAAGGCGCTTGCGAGCCAGGGCGGGTACGTCTCAGGCAGTGAGCTGTTAATCGAGTACCTGCTCAACGCCGCCCGCTCGTTCGTTTTCTCCACAGGCCTCACGCCCCCAGCTGCGGCGGCTGCCCGGAAATCGCTCCAGATCGCTCGCGAGAGCGACCGGCCGGCACGCCTCTGGACGAACGTCGAGCGACTGCGCAATGGACTCGAGGAACTCGGGTATGAAGTGTGGGGTGAAACCCAGATCCTGCCCGTTGTCGTCGGCGACCGGGAGACCACAATGACGCTCGCCGAGCGGCTCCGCGAGCGGAATGTCATCGCGCCAGGGATTCGTCCGCCGACGGTTCCCGAGGGGACCAGTCGAATCCGGGTGGCACCGATGGCGTCACATACGGACGAGGAAATTGATCATTGTTTGACGGCCTTCCGCGAGGCCGGCCGCGCTCTTGATCTGCTATGA
- a CDS encoding DUF302 domain-containing protein: MTYTIQKAVSGEFDDVVETTIDALKDEGFGVLCDIDVQATLEEKLGEEFRQYRILGACNPALAHEGLNEEIELGALLPCNVIVYETDDGEVKVSAVDPQQLVGVAKNEALDSIATEVHDRFERVLESVVDQLESTSEA; this comes from the coding sequence ATGACGTACACAATACAAAAGGCAGTGTCCGGCGAGTTCGACGACGTCGTCGAGACGACCATCGACGCGCTCAAAGACGAAGGCTTCGGCGTCCTCTGTGACATCGACGTGCAGGCGACGCTCGAGGAGAAACTCGGCGAAGAGTTCCGACAGTACCGCATCCTCGGGGCGTGCAACCCGGCACTGGCCCACGAGGGACTGAACGAAGAGATCGAGCTCGGCGCGCTCCTGCCCTGTAACGTCATCGTCTACGAAACCGACGACGGCGAGGTTAAAGTGAGTGCAGTCGACCCACAACAGCTCGTTGGGGTCGCCAAGAATGAGGCGCTCGACTCGATCGCGACTGAGGTCCACGACCGATTCGAGCGCGTCCTCGAAAGCGTTGTTGACCAGCTCGAATCCACCTCGGAGGCATGA
- a CDS encoding transcriptional regulator, translated as MHESTFAVLGTGGIGRRMLEVSMEKEGLTPVAACDRHGVAIDHDGLDVDELLAATEGNIASDPEGRDLSTDGGSASARGGGIKQTGAGAGVVASAQATATETPIDDIIAESDRIDAVLIALPNFEHDFIPRVADRFADADYSGVLVDVLKRSRVIGMLDERADTFQECGITFVCGAGATPGLLTGAAAIAAQSFVEVEAVDIWWGVGLKSGYEDNRGTVREDIAHLPGYDIEDARNMSDAEIAAVIDEHDGIIEFRDMEHADDVLLERAGICDAADVTVGGILDVTADEKPTTTTVRVTGRTFDGETATNTFQLGDDTSMEANVNGPALGYMKAALRRHRAGEYGVFGPAELMPGF; from the coding sequence ATGCACGAAAGCACCTTCGCAGTACTCGGTACAGGTGGCATCGGTCGACGAATGCTTGAGGTCTCGATGGAGAAGGAGGGGCTCACGCCCGTCGCAGCGTGTGACCGCCATGGAGTCGCCATCGACCACGACGGCCTCGACGTGGACGAGCTGCTCGCGGCGACGGAGGGGAACATCGCGAGCGATCCCGAGGGGCGCGACCTGTCTACAGACGGCGGGTCGGCGTCCGCCCGAGGGGGTGGCATCAAGCAGACCGGGGCGGGCGCCGGTGTTGTCGCGTCTGCACAGGCGACCGCGACGGAGACGCCGATCGATGACATCATCGCAGAGAGCGACCGGATCGACGCGGTGCTCATCGCGCTCCCCAACTTCGAGCACGACTTCATTCCACGGGTGGCCGACCGCTTCGCGGACGCGGACTATTCCGGCGTACTCGTAGACGTGCTCAAACGCTCCCGCGTCATCGGAATGCTCGACGAGCGTGCGGATACCTTCCAAGAGTGTGGCATCACGTTCGTTTGTGGTGCCGGTGCGACGCCCGGCTTGCTCACGGGTGCAGCGGCCATCGCGGCCCAGTCGTTCGTCGAGGTTGAGGCGGTCGATATCTGGTGGGGTGTGGGACTCAAATCCGGCTACGAGGACAACCGCGGCACCGTCCGCGAGGACATCGCTCATCTACCAGGGTACGATATCGAGGACGCCCGCAATATGAGCGACGCGGAGATTGCGGCGGTCATCGACGAGCACGACGGCATCATCGAGTTCCGAGACATGGAGCACGCCGACGACGTCCTTCTGGAGCGCGCTGGCATCTGCGACGCCGCGGACGTAACGGTCGGCGGAATCCTCGATGTGACCGCCGACGAGAAGCCGACGACAACGACCGTGCGTGTCACGGGGCGGACCTTCGACGGAGAAACGGCGACCAACACTTTCCAGCTCGGCGACGACACGAGCATGGAGGCCAACGTCAACGGACCGGCCCTGGGGTACATGAAAGCGGCGCTCCGCCGTCATCGCGCTGGCGAGTACGGGGTCTTCGGGCCCGCCGAGTTGATGCCGGGGTTCTAG
- a CDS encoding permease — protein sequence MEKKEYAILAVIALATVALGVVTTSKPLWTFFAESIQQFAQTTAAMAWITWWALVIGFAIAGGVEAWTSNEQVADLLDGHGLREIGYGSLFGFVSSSCSYSAIATAKNLFKKGGSAAATIGAFMFASTNLVIEIGIVIYILLGWQFLVADLVGGFMLIGLMAFGFVYLTPEEVIEQARENIQDEGDSTVQDPVCGMEVDPEETDYSTDHDGQTYYFCSESCKESFDPEEANTTIREQATSLSGWKALADKQWSEWGMLWDEIAIGFIFAGLIAGFIPESVWTSVFSGPTFGLPVYVFWTAVLGAVIGVATFVCSVGNVPFGAVLYANGLPFGSVLSYIYADLIVPPIMDAYREYYGTKFAAILSGMIFVSAVLTGVVIHFLFLGAGVIPDPSSVQIAEVKIEMNYKMVLNVLATVFFLFLYWLHRSDSIGDKVHGEHAHTAD from the coding sequence ATGGAGAAAAAGGAATACGCGATCCTCGCGGTCATCGCGCTCGCAACGGTCGCACTCGGTGTCGTCACGACGTCGAAGCCCCTATGGACGTTCTTCGCCGAGAGCATACAGCAGTTCGCCCAGACCACCGCGGCGATGGCGTGGATCACTTGGTGGGCGCTCGTGATCGGCTTCGCAATCGCCGGCGGCGTCGAGGCCTGGACCTCCAACGAGCAGGTCGCGGACTTGCTTGACGGTCACGGACTGCGTGAGATTGGCTACGGGTCGCTGTTCGGGTTCGTGTCGTCGTCGTGCTCGTACAGTGCCATCGCGACCGCGAAGAACCTCTTCAAGAAGGGGGGCTCCGCCGCCGCGACCATCGGGGCATTCATGTTCGCCTCGACAAATCTCGTCATCGAAATCGGCATCGTGATCTACATCCTGCTGGGCTGGCAGTTCCTCGTCGCCGACCTCGTCGGCGGATTCATGCTCATCGGGCTGATGGCCTTCGGCTTCGTCTACCTCACGCCCGAGGAGGTCATCGAGCAGGCCCGAGAGAACATTCAAGACGAGGGCGACTCGACCGTCCAGGACCCGGTCTGTGGGATGGAGGTCGACCCCGAGGAGACTGACTACTCGACCGACCACGACGGTCAGACCTACTACTTTTGCTCGGAGTCGTGTAAGGAGAGTTTCGACCCAGAAGAGGCGAACACGACCATCCGCGAGCAGGCGACCTCCCTCTCGGGCTGGAAGGCGCTCGCGGACAAGCAGTGGTCGGAATGGGGGATGCTCTGGGACGAAATCGCCATCGGCTTCATCTTCGCCGGCCTCATTGCGGGTTTCATCCCCGAGAGCGTCTGGACGTCCGTGTTCTCAGGGCCGACGTTCGGGCTGCCTGTCTATGTCTTCTGGACGGCAGTCCTCGGTGCAGTCATCGGCGTCGCGACGTTCGTCTGTTCGGTCGGGAACGTCCCGTTCGGCGCCGTTCTCTACGCCAACGGCCTGCCGTTCGGGTCGGTCCTCTCGTACATCTACGCGGACCTCATCGTGCCGCCGATTATGGACGCGTACCGTGAGTACTACGGCACGAAGTTTGCAGCCATCCTCTCGGGCATGATCTTCGTCTCGGCCGTGCTCACGGGTGTCGTCATTCACTTCCTCTTCCTCGGGGCGGGCGTCATCCCGGACCCATCGAGCGTCCAGATTGCAGAGGTGAAAATCGAGATGAACTACAAGATGGTCCTGAACGTCCTCGCGACCGTCTTCTTCCTGTTCCTCTACTGGCTCCACCGCTCGGACTCGATTGGTGATAAGGTACACGGCGAGCACGCACACACCGCTGACTGA